A DNA window from Hordeum vulgare subsp. vulgare chromosome 1H, MorexV3_pseudomolecules_assembly, whole genome shotgun sequence contains the following coding sequences:
- the LOC123421713 gene encoding probable fatty acyl-CoA reductase 4 isoform X3: MRCKDFGIDYETLTELRLTHELEVIVNASATTNFYERYDVALDTNVMGVKHMCNFAKKCPNLDMLLHVSTAYVAGEKQGLVQERLFQDSETLRDGTHLDIDMEVRLAKNLKKKMDADVYTSPKAQRRAMKDLGLTRARHFGWPNTYVFTKSMGEMVLGQQFVGETSVSVVIIRPTVITSLHNDPLPGWIEGVGSIHSILIGYVKNGHTSFLANRNLIMDVMPGDMVVNVMMTTMVAHSSSLLEKKKSHLEPNTPMVYHVSSSLRYPVSYAVLYEAAFRFFKEQPISGLDGRTVLTHKMWFIGNIFFFRLFMVLRYRLPLELLHLISVLCCGFFGLDDLYQELARKYRHAMQIVDLYGPFALFKGCFVDANLNKLRLAMANDHGSLFNIDPKTIDWDDYFYRVHLPGVIKYMLK; this comes from the exons ATGAGGTGCAAGGACTTCGGCATTGACTATGAGACTCTAACGGAGCTAAGACTGACCCACGAGCTAGAGGTCATTGTCAACGCCTCTGCCACGACCAACTTCTATGAAAG GTATGATGTGGCTCTCGATACGAACGTGATGGGTGTGAAGCATATGTGTAACTTTGCCAAGAAGTGCCCCAATCTTGACATGCTCCTCCACGTCTCCACGG CTTACGTGGCGGGTGAGAAGCAAGGGCTGGTGCAGGAGAGGTTGTTCCAAGATAGTGAGACGCTGCGTGATGGGACCCACCTCGACATCGACATGGAGGTAAGGTTGGCGAAAAACCTCAAGAAGAAGATGGATGCTGATGTGTACACATCACCCAaggctcagaggagggccatgaaGGACCTCGGCCTCACTAG GGCCCGACACTTTGGGTGGCCCAACACGTATGTGTTCACCAAATCCATGGGAGAGATGGTGTTGGGCCAGCAATTCGTGGGCGAGACTAGTGTCTCCGTTGTCATCATCCGTCCCACCGTTATCACAAGCCTACATAATGACCCTTTGCCTGGATGGATTGAAGGCGTCGG ttcAATCCACTCAATCTTGATTGGTTACGTAAAGAATGGACATACCAGCTTCTTGGCTAACCGCAATCTAATAATGGATGTG ATGCCCGGCGACATGGTGGTGAatgtgatgatgacaacgatggtgGCACACAGCTCGTCCTTGTTGGAGAAGAAAAAGTCACATCTTGAACCAAACACACCGATGGTGTACCACGTGAGCTCGTCCCTACGCTACCCAGTGTCATACGCGGTGTTGTACGAGGCGGCATTTCGGTTCTTCAAGGAGCAACCCATCTCTGGTCTAGACGGACGCACCGTGCTCACTCATAAGATGTGGTTTATTGGCAACATATTCTTCTTTCGACTCTTCATGGTGCTTAGGTACCGCCTCCCCCTCGAGCTTCTCCACTTGATATCCGTCCTCTGTTGTGGCTTCTTCGGCCTTGATGATTTGTACCAAGAACTTGCACGCAAGTATAG GCACGCAATGCAAATAGTGGACTTGTATGGTCCCTTCGCCCTATTCAAGGGGTGCTTCGTCGATGCCAACCTAAACAAGCTTAGACTCGCCATGGCCAATGACCATGGTAGTCTCTTCAATATTGACCCCAAGACCATCGATTGGGACGACTACTTCTATAGGGTCCACCTCCCCGGGGTCATCAAGTATATGCTCAAGTGA
- the LOC123421713 gene encoding probable fatty acyl-CoA reductase 4 isoform X1: protein MVSTLNEQKISGYFKNKSILITGSTGFLGKVLVEKVLRVQPDVKKIYLPVRAVNQAAAKQRVETEVIRKELFGLLREKHGDGFESFIAEKVVPLAGDMRCKDFGIDYETLTELRLTHELEVIVNASATTNFYERYDVALDTNVMGVKHMCNFAKKCPNLDMLLHVSTAYVAGEKQGLVQERLFQDSETLRDGTHLDIDMEVRLAKNLKKKMDADVYTSPKAQRRAMKDLGLTRARHFGWPNTYVFTKSMGEMVLGQQFVGETSVSVVIIRPTVITSLHNDPLPGWIEGVGSIHSILIGYVKNGHTSFLANRNLIMDVMPGDMVVNVMMTTMVAHSSSLLEKKKSHLEPNTPMVYHVSSSLRYPVSYAVLYEAAFRFFKEQPISGLDGRTVLTHKMWFIGNIFFFRLFMVLRYRLPLELLHLISVLCCGFFGLDDLYQELARKYRHAMQIVDLYGPFALFKGCFVDANLNKLRLAMANDHGSLFNIDPKTIDWDDYFYRVHLPGVIKYMLK, encoded by the exons ATGGTTAGCACACTAAATGAACAAAAGATCAGTGGATACTTCAAGAACAAAAGCATCCTGATCACTGGATCAACAGGCTTTCTTGGAAagg TACTGGTGGAGAAGGTACTGAGAGTTCAGCCTGATGTGAAGAAAATCTATCTCCCGGTTCGAGCGGTCAATCAAGCGGCGGCGAAACAACGGGTGGAGACTGAG GTCATAAGGAAGGAGTTGTTCGGACTTTTGAGGGAGAAGCACGGGGACGGGTTTGAATCTTTCATTGCAGAGAAGGTGGTTCCATTGGCCGGAGACATGAGGTGCAAGGACTTCGGCATTGACTATGAGACTCTAACGGAGCTAAGACTGACCCACGAGCTAGAGGTCATTGTCAACGCCTCTGCCACGACCAACTTCTATGAAAG GTATGATGTGGCTCTCGATACGAACGTGATGGGTGTGAAGCATATGTGTAACTTTGCCAAGAAGTGCCCCAATCTTGACATGCTCCTCCACGTCTCCACGG CTTACGTGGCGGGTGAGAAGCAAGGGCTGGTGCAGGAGAGGTTGTTCCAAGATAGTGAGACGCTGCGTGATGGGACCCACCTCGACATCGACATGGAGGTAAGGTTGGCGAAAAACCTCAAGAAGAAGATGGATGCTGATGTGTACACATCACCCAaggctcagaggagggccatgaaGGACCTCGGCCTCACTAG GGCCCGACACTTTGGGTGGCCCAACACGTATGTGTTCACCAAATCCATGGGAGAGATGGTGTTGGGCCAGCAATTCGTGGGCGAGACTAGTGTCTCCGTTGTCATCATCCGTCCCACCGTTATCACAAGCCTACATAATGACCCTTTGCCTGGATGGATTGAAGGCGTCGG ttcAATCCACTCAATCTTGATTGGTTACGTAAAGAATGGACATACCAGCTTCTTGGCTAACCGCAATCTAATAATGGATGTG ATGCCCGGCGACATGGTGGTGAatgtgatgatgacaacgatggtgGCACACAGCTCGTCCTTGTTGGAGAAGAAAAAGTCACATCTTGAACCAAACACACCGATGGTGTACCACGTGAGCTCGTCCCTACGCTACCCAGTGTCATACGCGGTGTTGTACGAGGCGGCATTTCGGTTCTTCAAGGAGCAACCCATCTCTGGTCTAGACGGACGCACCGTGCTCACTCATAAGATGTGGTTTATTGGCAACATATTCTTCTTTCGACTCTTCATGGTGCTTAGGTACCGCCTCCCCCTCGAGCTTCTCCACTTGATATCCGTCCTCTGTTGTGGCTTCTTCGGCCTTGATGATTTGTACCAAGAACTTGCACGCAAGTATAG GCACGCAATGCAAATAGTGGACTTGTATGGTCCCTTCGCCCTATTCAAGGGGTGCTTCGTCGATGCCAACCTAAACAAGCTTAGACTCGCCATGGCCAATGACCATGGTAGTCTCTTCAATATTGACCCCAAGACCATCGATTGGGACGACTACTTCTATAGGGTCCACCTCCCCGGGGTCATCAAGTATATGCTCAAGTGA
- the LOC123421713 gene encoding probable fatty acyl-CoA reductase 4 isoform X2, with protein sequence MVSTLNEQKISGYFKNKSILITGSTGFLGKVLVEKVLRVQPDVKKIYLPVRAVNQAAAKQRVETEVIRKELFGLLREKHGDGFESFIAEKVVPLAGDMRCKDFGIDYETLTELRLTHELEVIVNASATTNFYERYDVALDTNVMGVKHMCNFAKKCPNLDMLLHVSTAYVAGEKQGLVQERLFQDSETLRDGTHLDIDMEVRLAKNLKKKMDADVYTSPKAQRRAMKDLGLTSSIHSILIGYVKNGHTSFLANRNLIMDVMPGDMVVNVMMTTMVAHSSSLLEKKKSHLEPNTPMVYHVSSSLRYPVSYAVLYEAAFRFFKEQPISGLDGRTVLTHKMWFIGNIFFFRLFMVLRYRLPLELLHLISVLCCGFFGLDDLYQELARKYRHAMQIVDLYGPFALFKGCFVDANLNKLRLAMANDHGSLFNIDPKTIDWDDYFYRVHLPGVIKYMLK encoded by the exons ATGGTTAGCACACTAAATGAACAAAAGATCAGTGGATACTTCAAGAACAAAAGCATCCTGATCACTGGATCAACAGGCTTTCTTGGAAagg TACTGGTGGAGAAGGTACTGAGAGTTCAGCCTGATGTGAAGAAAATCTATCTCCCGGTTCGAGCGGTCAATCAAGCGGCGGCGAAACAACGGGTGGAGACTGAG GTCATAAGGAAGGAGTTGTTCGGACTTTTGAGGGAGAAGCACGGGGACGGGTTTGAATCTTTCATTGCAGAGAAGGTGGTTCCATTGGCCGGAGACATGAGGTGCAAGGACTTCGGCATTGACTATGAGACTCTAACGGAGCTAAGACTGACCCACGAGCTAGAGGTCATTGTCAACGCCTCTGCCACGACCAACTTCTATGAAAG GTATGATGTGGCTCTCGATACGAACGTGATGGGTGTGAAGCATATGTGTAACTTTGCCAAGAAGTGCCCCAATCTTGACATGCTCCTCCACGTCTCCACGG CTTACGTGGCGGGTGAGAAGCAAGGGCTGGTGCAGGAGAGGTTGTTCCAAGATAGTGAGACGCTGCGTGATGGGACCCACCTCGACATCGACATGGAGGTAAGGTTGGCGAAAAACCTCAAGAAGAAGATGGATGCTGATGTGTACACATCACCCAaggctcagaggagggccatgaaGGACCTCGGCCTCACTAG ttcAATCCACTCAATCTTGATTGGTTACGTAAAGAATGGACATACCAGCTTCTTGGCTAACCGCAATCTAATAATGGATGTG ATGCCCGGCGACATGGTGGTGAatgtgatgatgacaacgatggtgGCACACAGCTCGTCCTTGTTGGAGAAGAAAAAGTCACATCTTGAACCAAACACACCGATGGTGTACCACGTGAGCTCGTCCCTACGCTACCCAGTGTCATACGCGGTGTTGTACGAGGCGGCATTTCGGTTCTTCAAGGAGCAACCCATCTCTGGTCTAGACGGACGCACCGTGCTCACTCATAAGATGTGGTTTATTGGCAACATATTCTTCTTTCGACTCTTCATGGTGCTTAGGTACCGCCTCCCCCTCGAGCTTCTCCACTTGATATCCGTCCTCTGTTGTGGCTTCTTCGGCCTTGATGATTTGTACCAAGAACTTGCACGCAAGTATAG GCACGCAATGCAAATAGTGGACTTGTATGGTCCCTTCGCCCTATTCAAGGGGTGCTTCGTCGATGCCAACCTAAACAAGCTTAGACTCGCCATGGCCAATGACCATGGTAGTCTCTTCAATATTGACCCCAAGACCATCGATTGGGACGACTACTTCTATAGGGTCCACCTCCCCGGGGTCATCAAGTATATGCTCAAGTGA